A single window of Watersipora subatra chromosome 9, tzWatSuba1.1, whole genome shotgun sequence DNA harbors:
- the LOC137403821 gene encoding probable serine/threonine-protein kinase clkA, protein MTRTALLMMILLSSAGGAYYDWRAALREYEREWNSGGNNFGSTNGPGRPSSGSTNNGMGNTGTNNGRNNAGSNNGNNNGGSNNGNNNHGSFNGNNNGGSNNGNNNQGSFNGNNNGGSNNGNNNRGSNFGNNNPGSNNGNNNGNGNWRGNSRSASKASRGPSWNTKLQDSTTPRNTENTFSTNTGSTVDYFTSTGSTSTKSTTTFSISTDSTTVVSTEVDAERTRPAATERNRQWMSWRDYARRWADYGRQPYEYSRPSYGNEHTTPSYSYEYKGRYSSLYS, encoded by the exons ATGACACGCACTGCCCTGTTAATGATGATTCTGCTCTCCTCTGCTGGAGGTGCTTACTATGATTGGAGAGCTGCTCTGCGGGAATATGAAA GAGAATGGAACTCAGGAGGAAACAACTTTGGAAGCACAAATGGACCTGGCAGACCTT CAAGTGGCAGCACTAACAATGGAATGGGCAACACTGGCACGAACAATGGGCGGAATAATGCTGGAAGCAACAATGGTAACAACAATGGAGGCAGCAACAATGGAAACAACAACCATGGCTCATTCAATGGGAACAACAACGGAGGCAGCAATAATGGGAACAACAACCAGGGTTCATTCAACGGTAACAACAATGGAGGCAGCAATAACGGAAACAATAACCGAGGTAGTAACTTTGGTAACAACAACCCGGGGTCAAATAATGGGAACAACAATGGTAATGGAAACTGGAGAGGTAACTCCAGGTCTGCTAGCAAAGCTTCTCGGGGGCCATCTTGGAATACCAAATTGCAAGATTCTACTACGCCAAGAAATACCGAAAATACATTTTCTACAAACACAGGAAGTACCGTAGACTACTTTACCAGCACAGGAAGTACCAGTACAAAAAGTACAACTACCTTCTCTATCAGTACAGACAGTACAACAGTTGTCTCTACAGAAGTAGATGCTGAGAGGACACGTCCTGCCGCTACCGAGAGAAATAGACAATGGATGAGCTGGCGGGACTACGCAAGACGATGGGCAGATTATGGCAGACAACCTTACGAATATTCAAGGCCATCGTATGGCAATGAGCATACAACTCCTTCCTACAGCTATGAATATAAGGGCCGATATTCATCCCTCTATTCTTGA
- the LOC137404904 gene encoding uncharacterized protein, with product MVELCRLWKIAKSKTTPYHPQGNSMVERMNRTLGDSLRSLLLGRQQEDWDLLLPQIMRGFRASPHSATGETANYLMFGRETRLPDQIVYGVTDTENVTTQQYALELLERLQEAHDKLRQQQLEIQTDDSDEPPLYEVGDLVSMTRKRKKRGQSEKLCPKFVGPFRITEVRPNHTYKLKRNGQESIQNEGRLKPFVECVEEGGQAPFIPEPVRHPNMKGARKLKKAPDPLFSLDDFPPLIPNPKERQYTEQGASAEDVVKAIAQPEVLEERPRRSLKHYLVDYANK from the coding sequence ATGGTAGAGCTTTGTCGGCTCTGGAAGATAGCCAAAAGTAAAACCACTCCCTACCACCCTCAAGGGAATAGTATGGTAGAGAGAATGAATCGGACGCTCGGGGACTCATTGCGCAGTCTCCTGTTGGGAAGACAACAAGAGGACTGGGATCTTCTGTTGCCTCAAATTATGAGAGGGTTCCGTGCCTCGCCCCATTCTGCAACTGGCGAGACAGCAAACTATCTTATGTTTGGAAGAGAAACGCGACTTCCGGATCAAATCGTTTATGGGGTAACAGATACTGAAAATGTTACCACCCAACAATATGCCCTAGAGTTGCTGGAGCGACTTCAAGAGGCCCATGACAAGCTGCGGCAGCAGCAGCTCGAAATTCAAACAGATGATTCTGACGAACCTCCACTATACGAAGTCGGTGACTTGGTTAGCATGACacgaaaaagaaagaagagaggGCAGAGCGAGAAACTGTGTCCTAAATTTGTTGGTCCTTTCCGAATCACTGAGGTGAGGCCCAACCACACTTACAAACTGAAGCGGAATGGTCAGGAATCCATTCAAAATGAAGGCCGACTAAAACCGTTTGTGGAGTGTGTGGAAGAAGGGGGTCAGGCTCCGTTTATCCCGGAGCCTGTGCGCCATCCTAACATGAAAGGAGCTAGAAAACTCAAAAAGGCACCTGATCCTTTGTTTAGTTTAGACGATTTTCCTCCGCTAATACCAAACCCAAAAGAGCGACAGTACACTGAGCAAGGAGCTTCCGCGGAAGATGTAGTAAAAGCGATCGCTCAGCCTGAGGTGTTAGAAGAAAGACCAAGGCGTTCACTGAAACATTATCTCGTAGATTATGCAAATAAGTGA